GCTGCGCAGCGCCCTGGGGAAGGCCCGACGTCGGACCGCTGCCCGCAGGCACTCCGGGGTGGGGTGCAGCGAGGCACCCCGACCGGGGAGGCGTCGAGCGGGGTCCGGGATGAGCCGGGAGCCCTGCACGACGACGCGCAGCAGTCCGGTGACCGGAGCGCGTCGTCGGCAGCCCACACAGGTGCGGACCGGGATCAGCGGTTCGGCCATCGTCGAGTCTAGCGCGCCGAGGGCCCGCGGTGTTCCGGCCGGCGCACGGTCGGCCGCTGACCACCCCGCGGGCCGCCCCGCGGGTCACGGCCGGGCAGACCGCCGGTCTCCCCCGCCGGACGGGGGGCCGAGCGCAGCGGGGCGCGGCCGACGCCCGGGGACACGGTGTCCTCGCCCTCGGGCTGGGCGTCACTGCGGATGTCGATCCGGCAGCCGGTCAGCCGGGCGGCGAGGCGGGCGTTCTGGCCCTCCTTGCCGATGGCCAGCGACAACTGGTAGTCGGGGACGACGACGCGGACGGCCCGGGCGGCCGGGTCGACCACCCGGGCGCTGGTCACCCGGGCCGGGGAGAGCGCCGAGGCCACGAAGGCGGCCTCGTCGTCCACCCAGTCGACGATGTCGATCTTCTCGCCGTTCAGCTCGCTCATCACGTTGCGCACCCGCTGGCCCATCGGGCCGATGCAGGCGCCCTTGGCGTTGAGCCCGGGCACCCGGGTGCGGACGGCGATCTTGGACCGGTGTCCGGCCTCACGGGCCACGGCCACGATCTCGACGCTGCCGTCGGCGATCTCGGGGACCTCGAGGGCGAAGAGGGTGCGCACCAGGTTGGGGTGGCTGCGCGAGACGGTCACCTGCGGGCCGCGGAAGGTGCGCGCGACCGAGACGACGTAGGCCTTGAGCCGGCTGCCGTGCGGGTACTCCTCGCCGGGCACCTGCTCGGTGGGGGGCAGGTTGGCCTCCACCTTGCCGATGTCGACCAGCACGGTGCCCTCGTGGTTGCGCCGGTCGTGGGCCTGGACGATGCCGCCGACGACGTCGCCCTCCTTGCCCACGTACTCACCGAAGGTCTGCTCGTGCTCGGCGTCGCGCAGCCGCTGGACGATGACCTGCTTGGCGGTGCTGGCCGCGATCCGGCCGAAGTCGGTGGGGGTGTCGTCGTACTCGTGCACGACCTCGCCGTCGGGGCCGAGCTCCTGGGCGAGCACGGCGACCTCGCCGCTCTTCCGGTCGATCTGGACCCGCACGTGCTTGGCTGCGCCCTCGGCGTGCCGGTAGGCCGTCACCAGGGCGCTCTCGATCGCCTGGAGCACCGTGTCGGCGGGGATGCCCTTCTCGCGCTCGAC
This sequence is a window from Geodermatophilaceae bacterium NBWT11. Protein-coding genes within it:
- the nusA gene encoding transcription termination/antitermination protein NusA, whose translation is MNIDVTALKAVEREKGIPADTVLQAIESALVTAYRHAEGAAKHVRVQIDRKSGEVAVLAQELGPDGEVVHEYDDTPTDFGRIAASTAKQVIVQRLRDAEHEQTFGEYVGKEGDVVGGIVQAHDRRNHEGTVLVDIGKVEANLPPTEQVPGEEYPHGSRLKAYVVSVARTFRGPQVTVSRSHPNLVRTLFALEVPEIADGSVEIVAVAREAGHRSKIAVRTRVPGLNAKGACIGPMGQRVRNVMSELNGEKIDIVDWVDDEAAFVASALSPARVTSARVVDPAARAVRVVVPDYQLSLAIGKEGQNARLAARLTGCRIDIRSDAQPEGEDTVSPGVGRAPLRSAPRPAGETGGLPGRDPRGGPRGGQRPTVRRPEHRGPSAR
- a CDS encoding YlxR family protein, coding for MAEPLIPVRTCVGCRRRAPVTGLLRVVVQGSRLIPDPARRLPGRGASLHPTPECLRAAVRRRAFPRALRSSIPVETDLLESHVSAVSPDTAPAGA